One Ranitomeya variabilis isolate aRanVar5 chromosome 4, aRanVar5.hap1, whole genome shotgun sequence genomic window, CGTTTGTGCACCTTGGTTCCTCTGAGTCACTACTCTTCCCAGCAGTCACACAGGTTCCGTGTCCTGGGCCGGGGTGGGTGCGCACTGGGTGTTTTGGCCTCTGTTTGTGGTTACTATCTAGATGGCTGCGGAACTTTGGGGCAGGTGTGGTGCGGCAGCGCTGGAATTCTATGACTCTTGTGTGAGAAATGTTTACGGAGTAGAAGTGAAAGTGTGAGCCTGGGAACATGGCTAGTGTGCCGCATCGCTGACGTGATATCCGGCCTCACATATGTAATGACCATGGAACCAGCCCAGCTATATACTGGGACCATGTACACGGACCACATACACCACACAGTCCCTGGCAGATGGACCAGATTGAGTGTGTATATTGACCATGCATGTCGGTCCATCCAGGCCTCACACAGCCTGTGCCCCAGTATACAGGACATTTCCCATCACTAAACCCCGCTCCTCCTGCAGCAGACAAACATGTCTCCATTAGATACGCCGCCGTCCCATAATCTCCAGGAATATTTCACTTCCATCCGTTTCCACACAGCAGAAAATCTCCTCCAGCCCCAGGATGGGGATTTATGGCCCTGGAGTGAGGGGCCGTGGCCTGTTTTCATAGAGCGACCCTCTGATTTATGACGCCAATGTGTACAGAGATGGTGAGGCGCAGGGGATTAGCCGACCACACACGAGTTTATTAGTCAGTGCTGATAGTTTCCAAAGATCCAAGGAGGAATCACGGTGATACTAGGGGACAGGAGGCACCGCAGCGATATCAGGGGCCAGGAGGCACCGCGGCGATATCAGGGGCCAGGAGGCACCGCGGCGATATCAGGGGCCACGAGGCACCGCGGCGATATCAGGGGCCACGAGGCACCGCGGCGATATCAGGGGCCACGAGGCACCGCGGCGATATCAGGGGCCACGAGGCACCGCGGCGATATCAGGGGCCACGAGGCACCGCGGCGATATCAGGGGCCACGAGGCATCACGGCGATATCAGGGGCCACGAGGCATCACGGCGATATCAGGGGCCACGAGGCATCACGGCGATATCAGGGGCCACGAGGCATCACGGCGATATCAGGGGCCACGAGGCATCGCGGCGATATCAGAGGACAGGAGGCACCGCGGCGATATCAGGGGCCAGGAGGCATCATGGCGATATTAGGGGATAGGAGGCATCATGGCGATATTAGGGGATAGGTGGCACCACGGCGATATCAGGGGCCACGAGGCATCATGGTGATATTAGGGGATAGGAGGCATCATGGCAATATTAGGGGACAGGAGGCACCAAGGCGATATCAGGGGACAGGAGGCACCAAGGCGATATCAGGGGACAGGAGGCACCAAGGCGATATCAGGGGACAGGAGGCACCAAGGCGTTATCAGGGGACAGGAGGCACCAAGGCGATATTAGGGGATAGGAGGCACCATGGTGATATTAGGGGACATTTACCTAAGTCCTATTTGGCCGCAACACAAAAAATCTAGATGAAGTTCCCACGAAGAGCACTTGGCACATTTCTGGTGATATTTCCACTAGTGATAGTGTTATTTCCACTACTTGTGTCTTACATTTCCAGTGAAGTGGATGGGATTTCTCTAAACCTCGCACGCACTCTGTTGTACTGACCTGCGGGCGCTCGAAATCCACAATGTGACAATTCCTTCTGGGGTAAATAGGAGTTTCATTTGCGGAGTTTCCCCGTTGACTTTAATGAGATGAaaataatctgcaggtaaaaaccaCACATGCATGTTTAATGCGGAATCTGCACATGACTATCAATAAAGCTTTATGAAAGACAAACATTAGGCAGTATCAAAACAAAAGCAACTTTATTAAAACATGAGTAAGACAacaaaaaaacgcagcagaaaaaaaaacactcaaaaagaaCTGCAAAAAACTCGCAAGCAACACAAACTAATAGGTACAAACAATCTGCAACATGAACTCACCAAACCCTCACAGTGGGAACACGGCCTTGGCGGCTCATCCGGGTCAGTTTGTATCGGAAAATCACTTTCATGCTCAGAATTGGAGCCTTTTCTTTTCTGCTTCAGGTTTTCAAAATTGTCTGGTGAAAAAAAAGAAAGTGCACATTActattaaggtaccgttacactaaacgacttatgaacgatcacgacctgcgatacgacctggccgtgatcgttggtaagtcgttgtgtggtcgctggggagctgtcacacagacagctctcttcagcaaccaacgatcaggggaacgacttcggcatcgttgaaactgtcttcaacgatgccgaagtccccctgcagcacccgggtaaccaggataaacatcgggttactaagtgcagggccgcgcttagtaacccgatatttaccctggttactattgtaaaagttataaaaaaaaaccaaaaacactacatactcacattccgatgtctgtcacgtcccccgccgtcagcttcccgcactgactgtcagcgccggccgtaaagcagagcacagcggtgacgtcaccgctgtgctcttctttacggccggcactgacagtcagtgcgggaagctgacggcgggggacgtgacagacatcggaatgtgagtatgtagtgtttttttttttctttttaccttttacaatggtaaccagggtaaatatcgggttactaagcccggccctgcgcttagtaacccgatattaaccctggttacaagtgaacacatcgctggatcggcgtcacacaccagcgatgacagtgggtgatcagcgaccaaaatatggtcctgatcattccccaacgaccaacgatctcccagcaggggcctgatcgttggtcgctgtcacacataacgagatcgttagcgggatcgttgctacgtcacaaaaaaagcgtgacgttgcaacgatatcgttaacaaatcgttatgtgtgaaggtacctttaggagatGTGTCCTGGTGGAAAATGCTACAAACTGCAGAAAGAAACCAAAACTCCTCGAAAAACTTCTGCTCTTAACATTTTCTGGAGGAATTTCTAGAAAACAAGTTGTTTTTGACAGACTCAGCGGCTGCGTTTCCACGCTACGGTTTTACCATTTTTGTGGCCGTTTGTGATAAATTGTGGAAGAAATAGAGCAAATGGCAGCAGCATTTAGTCTCAGTTTTCTGTAGTGAAAATtcatgttttggatttttttttgctgAGATTTTGTGATAATTTCCCCTGCATTAATGCAGCAAGGCCGTGTTCACATGATGCAAGGTCACCGCGGTTTCATCAGAAAGCTCCTCGTACAGAGGTAAATCAGAGAGGAGATTCATCATTGGGGAGATCTCACGCATGTGATCGTTTGTGTGATCCAGACCCGATAATATGGTGGCTGTGATGTTGGCATTACACTCCTGACAGTGCACATGTGGCCGGCCCCCGGCTGTGGCCAGAGCCCCTCACCCCCTGGACTCCAGGTAACGGCCCGGCTTTCTGTCATGTGTCAGTGACAGAGGAGGGGACACTGCGGGGGTCCAGGGATGATGAGTGACACAAGCAGATCTATCATTACCTCCCTTACAGCTCTCTCCACTGCTGAGGGACGGACATGAAAGCTACAGCCCATCCATTACCATCTGTCACTTCACAGAGGATGGATGAGCGGCCATCACTGCAGGGCCAGGAGGCATCAATGGACAAAGCAGCACAGTGATAAGGAGACACTGAAATAACACAAGGGCCTGAGATCTACCGACCAGGAGGCATCAAATCCATCACCGCAGCTCCTGACAGCGTATCCTGACTGCACCACATCACCGCCACCCGCACCCTCGCTCTATAGCACACCACCGTGTGCCCTCAGTATATACCACACCGCCACACACCCTCAGTATATACGACACGGCCGTGCACCCTCGGTATATACCACCGCCACACACCCTCGGTATATACCACACAGTCACGCACCCTCGGTATATACCACCGCCACACTCCCTCGGTATATACCACACCGCCGCACGCCCTCGGTATATATCACACCGCCGCACGCCCTCGGTATATACCACCGCCACACACCCTCAGTATATACCACACCACCGCACTCCCTCGGTATACACCACACTGCCGCACTCCCTCGGTATATACCACCCCGTCATTCTCATCTTTAGGCTCAGGGTGATGAGATCAGGGTGTGCTGGACGCGGTCCGGTAACGTGCCGCCGGTGACAGGATGGAACATGCTCAGGAATTCCCCGCAGCGTGGAGTCTGCATATGAGCGTTACGTGATCAAAGTGTTCACATTATCAGAGACAAGGTGGGAACCAAGATGGAGCCAAGATCATTAACCCCTCCACCAGGGACCACAACGATCTgatgctttaggctatgtgcgcagGTCAGATCTCCTGACATAAGCCTCTGTATACAGCAAGTATCTTACTATAGGATGGTGGCGGTGACCAGTGTATGGAAAGCACAGTGTGCTGATAGACATACGGTATGGAGACACATAGCGCCCTTATAGGGGAcaatacagggggctcaatgcctcTAGGAATGTAGCTGTACAAATTTGTTGGTTTTTTTATCAAATAATTTTAATTAAGAAAATCACACTGACATTTCTATAAAAAGATCAGTAGAATAAAGAGATTTTCAGTATTACATAGTATCTATATGACTGCTATACAAACACAGTAACATTGATAGGAATTTGTTTAATACTATTCCTGACTTTCCGTTAAATGAACGGCTGAGATCCAGCGTGCGCCGACCAGAAGGAGAGCAGAACCTCACAATAAGTGACCACCGAGGGCAGGTCCGAGCCAGAGGGAGAGCAGAACATCACAATAAGTGACGGCCGAGGGCAGGTCCGAGC contains:
- the LOC143770610 gene encoding uncharacterized protein LOC143770610 isoform X2, which codes for MSVISGGKRLRCPVTGTNHLISGRPPPSPPGPAVSIPVPCGPALMTQEMFGADRDNFENLKQKRKGSNSEHESDFPIQTDPDEPPRPCSHCEGLIIFISLKSTGKLRK